A region from the Aegilops tauschii subsp. strangulata cultivar AL8/78 chromosome 5, Aet v6.0, whole genome shotgun sequence genome encodes:
- the LOC109786139 gene encoding uncharacterized protein isoform X1: MPSAWRRSVRRRAPVSEREEGRRELGRRVEELEEAVEGLRGEKNAAEAEEAALCAELNAERGAAESAARETMSMIERLQREKAAALLEARQFRQLAEGRVERDRQLHNELASLSALAGGYLALLHAHGIGPADENCYHEEERPVEVEHVEPKVDGECSGAGGESVMVVKKSVPPPPAEEMEYTKDMGCAAAAKAVAVEYTEEERVDGALDLYARVEALEAGRAATRREVAALRAEPARAVLARDMARRLCRESAAVTMAQKPRFSVVAICEWFFPMILRSKRCFTARSAQVALLTKNVLLSFSRSFHKTRRTFPESLTLAFGLSSALLGMLLLLERFTAAAHRRRRSLLDS; the protein is encoded by the exons ATGCCGTCAGCGTGGCGCCGCTCGGTAAGGCGCCGCGCGCCCGTGAGCGAGCGGGAGGAGGGCCGGCGGGAGCTGGGGCGTAGGGTGGAGGAGCTGGAGGAGGCGGTCGAGGGGCTTCGTGGGGAGAAGaacgcggcggaggcggaggaaGCGGCGCTGTGCGCGGAGCTGAACGCGGAGCGCGGTGCGGCGGAGTCCGCGGCGCGCGAGACCATGTCGATGATCGAGCGGCTTCAGCGGGAGAAGGCGGCCGCGCTCCTGGAAGCGCGCCAGTTCCGCCAACTGGCCGAGGGACGCGTCGAGCGCGACCGGCAGCTCCACAACGAGCTCGCGTCGTTGTCGGCCCTCGCCGGCGGTTACCTCGCCCTCCTCCACGCCCACGGCATCGGCCCCGCCGACGAGAACTGTTACCATGAGGAGGAGCGTCCCGTAGAAGTAGAACACGTCGAACCGAAGGTCGACGGGGAGTGTAGCGGCGCTGGCGGCGAGAGTGTCATGGTGGTCAAGAAGTCGGTCCCGCCGCCTCCCGCGGAGGAGATGGAGTACACGAAAGACATGGGGTGCGCGGCCGCGGCGAAGGCCGTGGCTGTGGAGTACACGGAAGAGGAGCGCGTGGATGGCGCGCTGGACCTGTACGCGAGGGTCGAGGCGCTGGAGGCGGGCAGGGCGGCCACACGGAGGGAGGTGGCGGCGCTGCGAGCCGAGCCAGCGCGAGCGGTGCTAGCAAGGGACATGGCACGGCGCCTGTGTCGTGAATCCGCGGCCGTCACGATGGCGCAGAAGCCGCGCTTCTCCGTGGTCGCCATTTGCGAG TGGTTCTTCCCCATGATCCTAAGGAGCAAGAGATGTTTTACGGCCAGGTCCGCGCAAGTGGCGCTTCTGACCAAAAATGTTCTTCTGTCTTTCAGTCGCAGTTTTCACAAGACGCGAAGAACGTTTCCTGAATCTCTCACGCTGGCGTTTGGCTTGTCGTCGGCGCTCCTCGGCATGCTTCTACTTCTAGAGAGATTCACGGCTGCAGCGCATCGCCGCCGGCGATCATTGCTGGACTCATAG
- the LOC109786139 gene encoding uncharacterized protein isoform X2 translates to MPSAWRRSVRRRAPVSEREEGRRELGRRVEELEEAVEGLRGEKNAAEAEEAALCAELNAERGAAESAARETMSMIERLQREKAAALLEARQFRQLAEGRVERDRQLHNELASLSALAGGYLALLHAHGIGPADENCYHEEERPVEVEHVEPKVDGECSGAGGESVMVVKKSVPPPPAEEMEYTKDMGCAAAAKAVAVEYTEEERVDGALDLYARVEALEAGRAATRREVAALRAEPARAVLARDMARRLCRESAAVTMAQKPRFSVVAICESQFSQDAKNVS, encoded by the exons ATGCCGTCAGCGTGGCGCCGCTCGGTAAGGCGCCGCGCGCCCGTGAGCGAGCGGGAGGAGGGCCGGCGGGAGCTGGGGCGTAGGGTGGAGGAGCTGGAGGAGGCGGTCGAGGGGCTTCGTGGGGAGAAGaacgcggcggaggcggaggaaGCGGCGCTGTGCGCGGAGCTGAACGCGGAGCGCGGTGCGGCGGAGTCCGCGGCGCGCGAGACCATGTCGATGATCGAGCGGCTTCAGCGGGAGAAGGCGGCCGCGCTCCTGGAAGCGCGCCAGTTCCGCCAACTGGCCGAGGGACGCGTCGAGCGCGACCGGCAGCTCCACAACGAGCTCGCGTCGTTGTCGGCCCTCGCCGGCGGTTACCTCGCCCTCCTCCACGCCCACGGCATCGGCCCCGCCGACGAGAACTGTTACCATGAGGAGGAGCGTCCCGTAGAAGTAGAACACGTCGAACCGAAGGTCGACGGGGAGTGTAGCGGCGCTGGCGGCGAGAGTGTCATGGTGGTCAAGAAGTCGGTCCCGCCGCCTCCCGCGGAGGAGATGGAGTACACGAAAGACATGGGGTGCGCGGCCGCGGCGAAGGCCGTGGCTGTGGAGTACACGGAAGAGGAGCGCGTGGATGGCGCGCTGGACCTGTACGCGAGGGTCGAGGCGCTGGAGGCGGGCAGGGCGGCCACACGGAGGGAGGTGGCGGCGCTGCGAGCCGAGCCAGCGCGAGCGGTGCTAGCAAGGGACATGGCACGGCGCCTGTGTCGTGAATCCGCGGCCGTCACGATGGCGCAGAAGCCGCGCTTCTCCGTGGTCGCCATTTGCGAG TCGCAGTTTTCACAAGACGCGAAGAACGTTTCCTGA